Proteins encoded together in one Carya illinoinensis cultivar Pawnee chromosome 3, C.illinoinensisPawnee_v1, whole genome shotgun sequence window:
- the LOC122304807 gene encoding zinc finger BED domain-containing protein RICESLEEPER 2-like, whose translation MGSKKKQKVLAVESKEVDGNFTVSNFTYDRGRVRELAAHMILYHEYPFSMMEHVVFNKFMSANTPYWEKMSRALAKKECMRTYENEKAKLRTLLKHVNKVHITTDMWTSCQKLSYMVVTVHFIDADWHLQRRVLNFCNVPPPHTGLLIADALEKCFQTWGIENKISSIIVDNASSNDVAIRILKEDFRLKRTLTVGGKLFHVRCCAHITNLLVQYGLGEIRDIVDCVRDGIKYLVASENRLKQFSEIAKQLQLPSKKLILDVPTRWNSTYLMLDAAIQFKEVFPRYGDRDRCFEWVPTVEEWGQVENVCQLLAIFNEVTNIVSGSDYPTANLFLSEVWRMKDILGKKSRDENEYMKSMVRKMSAKFDKYWGECNLLMSIAAVLDPRFKMVLIQFCFPLIYHMPNAAKNIDHVSQVLHELYDEYVHEYNSTLEAQREQDNARMNVSGSSSSVGTGRSMQSGQSLFKSFVRSVDTVQPSKSELDNYLEESIYICEEGSDASFNALDWWKTNSLKFRTLSKLARDILATPITTVSSESTFSAGGRVIDPHRASLSTETVQMLLCGSDWVRALYGLKKSSSNSKDVPSETQILLP comes from the coding sequence ATGGGgtctaagaaaaaacaaaaagtcttaGCAGTTGAGTCTAAGGAGGTAGATGGAAACTTCACTGTCTCAAACTTTACCTATGATCGTGGTAGGGTCCGAGAGCTTGCTGCTCATATGATACTTTACCATGAATATCCATTCTCTATGATGGAGCATGTGGTATTTAATAAATTCATGAGTGCAAACACTCCATATTGGGAAAAAATGTCACGGGCTCTTgcaaagaaagaatgtatgagAACTTATGAGAATGAAAAGGCTAAGTTAAGGACTTTGCTTAAACATGTGAATAAAGTTCATATCACAACTGACATGTGGACTTCCTgtcaaaaactttcatatatggTAGTGACAGTTCATTTTATAGATGCTGATTGGCATCTTCAGCGGCGTGTGTTGAACTTTTGTAATGTGCCACCTCCACATACTGGCCTTCTTATTGCTGATGCTTTAGAAAAGTGTTTCCAAACTTGGGggattgagaataaaattagttCAATTATTGTTGACAATGCTAGTTCTAATGATGTTGCCATTCGGATCTTGAAAGAAGATTTTAGGTTGAAGAGAACATTGACTGTAGGTGGGAAACTATTTCATGTACGTTGTTGTgcacatataacaaatttacTTGTACAATATGGATTGGGGGAGATTAGGGATATTGTTGATTGTGTAAGAGATGGTATAAAATATTTGGTAGCATCAGAGAATAGGCTAAAACAGTTTAGTGAAATTGCAAAACAGTTGCAATTGCCTTCAAAGAAACTGATTTTAGATGTGCCTACAAGATGGAACAGCACTTATTTAATGTTGGATGCTGCAATTCAGTTCAAAGAAGTTTTCCCTAGATATGGTGATAGAGATAGATGTTTTGAATGGGTTCCAACTGTTGAAGAGTGGGGGCAAGTTGAAAATGTTTGTCAACTACTagctattttcaatgaagtcacCAATATTGTATCCGGAAGTGATTACCCAACAGCAAACTTATTTCTTTCTGAAGTTTGGAGAATGAAGGACATCTTAGGTAAGaagagtagagatgagaatgagtacatgaAATCAATGGTAAGGAAAATGAGTGCTAAGTTTGACAAATATTGGGGGGAGTGTAATCTATTGATGTCAATTGCTGCAGTCTTAGACCCTAGATTCAAAATGGTCCTGATccagttttgttttcctttaatttatcaCATGCCGAATGCTGCTAAGAATATCGATCATGTCTCTCAAGTGTTGCATGAGTTATATGATGAGTATGTTCATGAATACAATTCAACTCTTGAGGCACAAAGAGAGCAGGATAATGCTCGAATGAATGTATCTGGTTCTTCCTCAAGTGTCGGGACTGGGAGAAGCATGCAGAGTGGCCagtcattatttaaatcttttgtTAGGAGTGTTGATACCGTGCAGCCTAGTAAATCAGAACTGGACAATTATTTAGAGGAGAGTATATATATCTGTGAAGAGGGTTCAGATGCAAGTTTCAATGCCTTGGATTGGTGGAAAACAAATAGTCTCAAATTTCGGACTTTGTCCAAATTGGCCCGAGATATATTAGCTACCCCAATTACCACAGTTAGCTCAGAATCAACATTCAGCGCAGGAGGCAGAGTGATTGATCCTCATCGAGCGTCATTGTCAACTGAAACTGTCCAGATGTTGTTATGTGGGTCTGATTGGGTTAGAGCATTATATGGGCTTAAAAAATCATCAAGCAATTCT